In one window of Candidatus Binataceae bacterium DNA:
- a CDS encoding LLM class flavin-dependent oxidoreductase — MSGALQFGIGFENADARRQIEYARLAEELGFAACWVPEDYFFRGAFTIASALACSTSRIRIGLGVVNPFTRHPALIGMEFAALTELAPARAILGIGAGVKAWIDQMGLGSPTPGAAIEEAVEVIRRLLRGEKVTFAGKVFRTDRIGLSFKSSQAEIPIYLGVLGARNLAMAGRIADGVMLSALTSPAYARFAAEKIHAAAQTAGRGGKLELGAFLLTSISEDERAAREAIKPLLAAMISLMAAQPPTPLFTAAGMDPEELRRFAETYARGELPVRLVTDS; from the coding sequence ATGAGCGGCGCCCTGCAATTCGGCATCGGCTTTGAAAATGCGGATGCGCGTAGGCAAATCGAGTACGCGCGTCTGGCCGAGGAATTGGGCTTTGCCGCGTGTTGGGTGCCCGAGGACTACTTTTTTCGCGGCGCTTTTACCATCGCCTCGGCGCTCGCGTGTTCGACCAGCCGCATTCGGATTGGGCTTGGTGTGGTGAATCCTTTCACCCGCCATCCGGCGCTGATCGGGATGGAATTTGCGGCGCTTACCGAACTTGCGCCGGCGCGGGCTATTCTCGGAATCGGCGCTGGCGTGAAGGCCTGGATCGATCAGATGGGACTTGGCTCTCCGACGCCAGGGGCCGCGATCGAGGAAGCCGTCGAGGTAATCCGGCGCCTGCTACGCGGCGAGAAGGTCACCTTTGCCGGCAAGGTCTTTCGTACCGACCGGATCGGACTGTCGTTTAAATCGTCGCAAGCCGAGATTCCGATTTATCTTGGCGTGCTGGGCGCCCGAAATCTGGCAATGGCGGGGCGAATCGCGGACGGAGTGATGCTCTCCGCCCTGACCAGTCCTGCCTACGCACGGTTTGCGGCCGAGAAAATCCACGCGGCCGCGCAGACCGCGGGCCGTGGCGGGAAACTTGAGTTGGGCGCCTTCCTGCTCACCTCGATTTCGGAAGACGAACGCGCAGCGCGCGAGGCCATAAAGCCGCTGCTCGCGGCGATGATTTCGCTGATGGCAGCGCAGCCCCCGACGCCGCTGTTTACCGCGGCCGGGATGGATCCGGAGGAGCTTCGTCGCTTTGCCGAGACCTACGCGCGCGGGGAACTGCCGGTGCGGCTAGTCACCGATTC
- a CDS encoding nuclear transport factor 2 family protein, which yields MSLEADREEILRLHRWWWESNFTFDIPKMRSVFAGERYLQYNLNGHPYYGLEEKTRLWEALKGNVAIPEISEPIRLRLEIGSDMAWLACENIVRIEAKGGQAVPGVPATPFRIRSTEIYQRDDGVGNRAWRMWHFHCSPTAAENEPRVPFGDTFATRGK from the coding sequence ATCGCGAGGAGATTCTGCGGCTCCACCGCTGGTGGTGGGAGTCGAACTTTACGTTCGACATTCCGAAGATGCGCTCGGTATTCGCCGGTGAGCGCTATCTCCAGTACAACCTGAACGGGCACCCGTACTACGGCCTGGAGGAAAAAACCAGGCTCTGGGAAGCGCTGAAGGGTAACGTCGCAATTCCCGAGATCTCCGAGCCAATTCGCCTGCGCCTGGAGATTGGCAGCGACATGGCATGGCTGGCCTGTGAGAATATCGTGCGCATCGAAGCGAAAGGCGGACAGGCAGTCCCGGGGGTTCCGGCCACGCCCTTTCGCATTCGTTCCACCGAGATCTATCAACGCGACGACGGTGTCGGGAATCGGGCCTGGAGGATGTGGCACTTCCATTGTTCCCCGACCGCGGCGGAAAACGAGCCGCGCGTTCCGTTCGGCGACACTTTCGCGACACGCGGCAAATGA